A window of Mycolicibacterium holsaticum DSM 44478 = JCM 12374 genomic DNA:
CGCGGCGCGGCGTGCGGCGATCCTCGCCGCGGTGGTGTGCGTGCTGACGCTGACGATCGCCGGCCCGGTGCGCACCTACTTCGGCCAGCGCACGGAGATGAAGCAACTCAAGGCCACCGAGGCGCAGCTGCGCGAACAGATCGCAGAGCTCGAACAGCAGAAGGTCAAACTCGCCGATCCGGTGTACATCGCCGCCCAGGCCCGGGAACGGTTGGGGTTCGTGATGTCCGGTGAGACGCCGTACCAAGTGCAGCTCCCCGAGAAGGTCGTGCTGCCGGGAAGACCCGGCATGGAGCCCGAGGCCGTCAACCCCGACCAGCCGTGGTATACCGCACTGTGGAACACGATTGCCGATGAGCCACACGGGGTTTCGCCCGCACCGTTGCCGCAGCCGGGTGTGCCGCCAGGGATGCCGCCGCCCCCGCCGACCCCCGCACC
This region includes:
- a CDS encoding FtsB family cell division protein; translated protein: MPDAKRPDPKRRSPTSRPSKPGKGGGKGRPRTTAARRETRAADPADTRQTPEAAKDTTESIRRSIAESAEQQSEQRFGSAARRAAILAAVVCVLTLTIAGPVRTYFGQRTEMKQLKATEAQLREQIAELEQQKVKLADPVYIAAQARERLGFVMSGETPYQVQLPEKVVLPGRPGMEPEAVNPDQPWYTALWNTIADEPHGVSPAPLPQPGVPPGMPPPPPTPAPPAPGG